From Brevibacillus marinus, a single genomic window includes:
- a CDS encoding FAD-binding oxidoreductase: protein MTHVHDTLLHDMKRLTADERATRSESVLRQHSKDESHHSPVLPDVVVFPASTQEVSAILRYANERRIPVVPFGVGSSLEGHCVPLRGGISLDFQQMNQILEIRPRDFLVRVQPGVTRVQLNQALKKHGLFFPVDPGAVATIGGMAATNASGTASVRYGIMRDQVRDLEVVLADGSVIHTGGLAAKSSAGYHLTSLFVGSEGTLGVFTEITLKVYGIPEAIVAGRVTFPSVQAAVEGALSLLSAGISIARVELVDGSSIQQVNKHSGTNFPEQPTLFLEFHGSEAAIKHDVAFAQELLEANGSEEFLLETDSQQRAKLWEARHNLAYAYKHGNPGKELMLTDVCLPLSRLAEVVVYARNIIDETGLVGGVLGHVGDGNFHSVLVFDKQNPQEVAKVTEVNEKIVQFALERGGTCTGEHGIGIGKIKYLQQEHPDTLPLMKMIKRQLDPHNILNPGKILELG from the coding sequence ATGACCCATGTCCACGATACGCTGCTTCACGATATGAAGCGCCTGACAGCTGACGAGAGGGCGACGCGAAGCGAATCGGTCCTCCGCCAGCACAGCAAGGACGAATCGCATCACAGCCCTGTTCTGCCTGACGTCGTCGTCTTTCCGGCCTCCACGCAGGAGGTCTCCGCGATTTTGCGATACGCCAATGAACGCCGGATCCCCGTCGTCCCGTTTGGCGTGGGTTCCAGTCTGGAAGGCCACTGCGTTCCCTTGCGGGGCGGCATCTCGCTCGATTTTCAACAGATGAATCAGATTCTGGAAATCCGGCCGCGCGATTTTCTCGTCCGCGTACAGCCCGGCGTTACCCGCGTTCAGCTCAACCAGGCTTTAAAAAAACACGGGCTGTTTTTCCCGGTTGACCCGGGAGCGGTCGCTACCATCGGGGGGATGGCGGCGACCAACGCCAGCGGGACAGCCAGCGTCCGCTACGGAATCATGCGCGATCAGGTCCGCGATCTGGAAGTGGTGCTTGCCGACGGCAGCGTGATTCACACCGGCGGCCTGGCGGCGAAATCTTCCGCGGGCTACCACCTGACCAGCCTGTTTGTCGGCTCGGAAGGCACGCTTGGCGTGTTCACCGAAATCACGTTAAAAGTGTACGGCATACCGGAGGCGATCGTCGCCGGACGGGTGACCTTCCCCAGCGTGCAGGCTGCGGTTGAAGGCGCGCTCTCGCTCTTGTCCGCCGGCATCTCGATCGCCCGCGTCGAACTGGTCGACGGCAGTTCCATTCAACAGGTAAACAAACACAGCGGAACGAATTTTCCCGAACAGCCTACCTTGTTTTTGGAGTTCCACGGCAGTGAAGCGGCGATCAAGCACGATGTGGCTTTTGCGCAGGAGCTGCTGGAAGCCAACGGCAGCGAAGAGTTTTTGCTCGAGACCGATTCGCAGCAAAGGGCGAAGCTGTGGGAAGCCCGCCACAATCTCGCATATGCCTACAAACACGGCAACCCGGGCAAAGAACTGATGTTGACCGACGTCTGCCTGCCGCTCTCCCGCCTGGCCGAAGTCGTTGTGTACGCGCGGAACATCATCGATGAGACCGGTCTCGTCGGCGGCGTGCTGGGGCACGTGGGCGATGGAAACTTTCACTCTGTCCTCGTGTTTGACAAGCAAAATCCGCAGGAAGTGGCCAAGGTGACCGAGGTGAACGAAAAAATCGTCCAATTCGCCCTGGAACGAGGCGGCACCTGTACAGGCGAAC